A window of the Lactuca sativa cultivar Salinas chromosome 5, Lsat_Salinas_v11, whole genome shotgun sequence genome harbors these coding sequences:
- the LOC111891762 gene encoding uncharacterized protein LOC111891762 isoform X1 translates to MGTQNMISNVFKKYLAIGLVGITVTDRYGGVCPIRGSSMSPTFNPSVGSFTDDYVFLEKFCLDKYKFSHGDVVIFSDPTNYKERCVKRIVAMEGDYISNVGGVVKVPEGHCWVEGDNSASSFDSRSFGPIPLGLIHGRVTHIVWPPQRIRKIDRRIPQEGLA, encoded by the exons ATGGGAACTCAGAATATGATTTCGAACGTGTTCAAGAAGTATTTAGCAATCGGGCTTGTGGGCATCACTGTAACAGACCGTTATGGTGGAGTATGCCCTATTCGAGGTTCATCCATGTCTCCAACATTTAATCCTTCTGTTGGATCATTTACAG ATGATTATGTTTTCTTGGAGAAATTTTGCCTTGACAAATACAAGTTCTCACATGGCGATGTAGTAATTTTCAG TGATCCAACTAATTACAAGGAGAGATGTGTGAAAAGAATAGTAGCAATGGAAGGTGATTATATCAGTAATGTGGGTGGTGTTGTGAAGGTTCCAGAAGGACATTGTTGGGTAGAAGGTGACAACTCAGCTTCTAGCTTTGATTCAAGATCATTTGGCCCT atTCCATTGGGTTTGATTCATGGAAGGGTTACTCACATTGTTTGGCCACCACAAAGAATCAGAAAAATTGATAGAAGAATCCCACAAGAGGGACTTGCATAA
- the LOC111891762 gene encoding uncharacterized protein LOC111891762 isoform X2, which produces MGTQNMISNVFKKYLAIGLVGITVTDRYGGVCPIRGSSMSPTFNPSVGSFTDDYVFLEKFCLDKYKFSHGDVVIFSDPTNYKERCVKRIVAMEGDYISNVGGVVKVPEGHCWVEDSIGFDSWKGYSHCLATTKNQKN; this is translated from the exons ATGGGAACTCAGAATATGATTTCGAACGTGTTCAAGAAGTATTTAGCAATCGGGCTTGTGGGCATCACTGTAACAGACCGTTATGGTGGAGTATGCCCTATTCGAGGTTCATCCATGTCTCCAACATTTAATCCTTCTGTTGGATCATTTACAG ATGATTATGTTTTCTTGGAGAAATTTTGCCTTGACAAATACAAGTTCTCACATGGCGATGTAGTAATTTTCAG TGATCCAACTAATTACAAGGAGAGATGTGTGAAAAGAATAGTAGCAATGGAAGGTGATTATATCAGTAATGTGGGTGGTGTTGTGAAGGTTCCAGAAGGACATTGTTGGGTAGAAG atTCCATTGGGTTTGATTCATGGAAGGGTTACTCACATTGTTTGGCCACCACAAAGAATCAGAAAAATTGA